The Streptomyces laurentii genome contains a region encoding:
- a CDS encoding dipeptide transport system permease protein dppC (ABC-ATPase subunit interface;~ABC-type dipeptide/oligopeptide/nickel transport systems, permease components [Aminoacid transport and metabolism / Inorganic ion transportand metabolism]; COG1173;~Dipeptide transport system permease protein DppC [Streptomyces venezuelae ATCC10712];~Transmembrane subunit (TM) foundin Periplasmic Binding Protein (PBP)-dependent ATP-Binding Cassette (ABC) transporters which generally bind type 2 PBPs. These types of transporters consist of a PBP, two TMs, and two cytoplasmic ABC ATPase subunits, and...; cd06261;~conserved gate region;~dimer interface [polypeptide binding];~identified by MetaGeneAnnotator; putative;~putative PBP binding loops) — protein MTAPQQETRAAEQADAVDAVPGAAAKAIEGRSLWQIAWSRLKKDKLALAGACVVVFLILVALLAPVIVSLLGHPPDEFHEDQIDPLFGTPIGSWGGINSEFLLGVEPVNGRDVFSRIVYGAQISLLVAFLAAVFAVFLGTVLGIVAGYFGGWIDAALSRVMDVMLAFPQLLFTIALVSVLPNELLGLTGSGVRIAALVVVIGFFGWPYVGRIVRGQTLSLRNREYVEAAQSLGAGRLYILRRELLPNLIAPITVYATLMIPTNILTEAALSFLGAGVKPPTASWGQMLSKAVTTYESDPLFMVIPGLAIFITVLAFNLFGDGVRDALDPKGSR, from the coding sequence CCGACGCCGTCGACGCCGTCCCCGGCGCGGCGGCCAAGGCCATCGAAGGCCGTTCCCTCTGGCAGATCGCGTGGTCGCGGCTCAAGAAGGACAAACTCGCGCTCGCGGGCGCCTGTGTCGTCGTCTTCCTGATCCTCGTCGCGCTTCTCGCCCCGGTGATCGTGAGCCTGCTCGGTCACCCGCCGGACGAGTTCCACGAGGACCAGATCGACCCGCTGTTCGGCACCCCGATCGGCAGCTGGGGCGGCATCAACTCGGAGTTCCTGCTGGGAGTCGAGCCGGTCAACGGCCGCGACGTGTTCAGCCGGATCGTCTACGGCGCGCAGATCTCGCTCCTCGTCGCCTTCCTGGCGGCCGTGTTCGCGGTCTTCCTCGGCACCGTCCTCGGCATCGTCGCCGGCTACTTCGGCGGCTGGATCGACGCGGCGCTCAGCCGGGTCATGGACGTCATGCTGGCCTTCCCGCAGCTGCTGTTCACCATCGCCCTGGTCTCCGTGCTGCCCAACGAGCTGCTGGGGCTGACCGGTTCGGGCGTCCGCATCGCGGCCCTCGTCGTGGTGATCGGCTTCTTCGGCTGGCCGTACGTCGGCCGTATCGTCCGCGGTCAGACGCTGTCGCTGCGCAACCGCGAGTACGTGGAGGCCGCCCAGAGCCTGGGCGCCGGCCGGCTCTACATCCTGCGCCGCGAGCTGCTGCCCAACCTGATCGCCCCGATCACCGTCTACGCGACGCTGATGATCCCCACCAACATCCTCACCGAAGCGGCGCTGAGCTTCCTCGGCGCGGGCGTGAAGCCGCCCACCGCCTCCTGGGGACAGATGCTGTCCAAGGCCGTCACCACCTACGAGTCGGATCCGCTGTTCATGGTGATCCCCGGCCTCGCGATCTTCATCACCGTTCTGGCGTTCAACCTCTTCGGCGACGGCGTGCGCGACGCGCTCGACCCGAAGGGCTCCCGCTGA